In Labeo rohita strain BAU-BD-2019 chromosome 16, IGBB_LRoh.1.0, whole genome shotgun sequence, one DNA window encodes the following:
- the scap gene encoding sterol regulatory element-binding protein cleavage-activating protein, whose amino-acid sequence MTVRERLRQNISAAFYRHGLRCASYPVPIILFTSASILACCYPLLKLPLPGTGPVEFTTGVRDYSVPSHESQGDVSEHPDWYRGPPVAYIQQVLVKAAVSPWDNSLVPVDVFRSPLGRVFSLLEEIRNHVYTDRSLEALCLQVTDLLPGLRRMQAVLPEHGCLLVSPGNYWQNRRDLFDADPDLLKTVHQHEPKGLHTSATLRDLLFGVPGKQTGVSLYSKKRVVTYTITIALRSYDARFVASLRGRLKQLHPSANCTLREDHMVHVHFKEEIGIAELIPLVTTYIILFAYIYFSTRKIDMVKSKWGLALAAVVTVLSSLLMSVGLCTLFGLTPTLNGGEIFPYLVVVIGLENVLVLTKSVVSTPVDLEVKLRIAQGLSNESWSIMKNMATELCIILIGYFTFVPAIQEFCLFAVVGLVSDFFLQMFFFTTVLSIDIRRMELADLNRRLPAEAGMPPPKPGPLRPRETPPPPRPSPHTITLQAPAFRNLRLPKRLRVVYFLARTRLAQRIIMVGTVIWIGILVYTDPAGLRTFLAAQVSEQSPLGEAGLPPHLGVAPVFPGGDPTSTLSVLPAPKPTPLPENQSQGHRAARPGLAPVSSPQITWGPEDEELWRRLSFRHWPSLFSYYNITLAKRYISILPVIPVTLHLSPQEAIDTRHPQDTHHAPPPSIKTSDLQTDLTLYKVAALGLFAGVVLVLLLFCLYRVLCPRNYGQNGVPHGRRRRGDLPCDEYGYSPPISEISPLLLRGHSMDIECLASDGMLLASCCLAGQIRVWDAQTGDCLTVIPNNGLRRSSSSGCWEHRDGWDHISACEAEGLLGADFREPGGGAMGGPDVDIFPIRRRTTPARPALFGDQPDLTPLIDTNFGSLAPPQTLNNSGFDFGELVEKAYREHEPSPALAFPPSPPASQQRRRSLGDQPVLPPELPTQSNGDWDSSVWAMELRGNLIATGRSSGKLELWDAVEGSLRCSNEDGVSGITALAFLNNRIVAARLNGSLDFFTVEIKKPLGLLQYRGPPGRGSLPPSPCYSSEDVISCQLTRSVQCAHQKPITVLKAAAGRVVTGSQDHTVRVYRLEDSCCLFTLQGHSGGITAIYIDQTMVLASGGQDGAICVWDVLTGSRVSHVYGHRGDVTSLVCTTSCIISSGLDDLICIWDRSTGIKLYSIQQEVGCGASLGVISESLLVTGGQGCVSFWDLNYGDLLQTVYLGQSSEGQSVRQLLVLDNAAIVCDFGSELSLVYVPSVLEKLD is encoded by the exons ATGACGGTGAGAGAGCGGCTTCGGCAAAACATCTCGGCCGCCTTCTACCGGCACGGCCTGCGATGCGCCTCCTACCCGGTTCCCATCATTCTCTTCACCTCTGCCAGCATCCTGGCCTGCTG TTACCCTCTGCTGAAGCTGCCTCTGCCAGGAACAGGACCTGTTGAGTTCACCACCGGAGTACGAGATTACTCAGTCCCATCCCATGAGTCTCAGGGTGATGTGTCGGAGCACCCTGATTGG TATCGGGGTCCTCCGGTGGCCTACATCCAGCAGGTCTTGGTCAAGGCAGCGGTTTCACCATGGGACAACAGTTTGGTTCCTGTGGACGTGTTCCGCTCTCCCCTTGGGCGCGTTTTCAGTCTTCTGGAGGAGATCAGAAACCACGTTTACACAGACAG AAGTTTGGAGGCGCTGTGCTTGCAGGTGACGGACCTGTTGCCAGGGTTGCGGCGCATGCAGGCGGTCCTTCCAGAGCACGGCTGCCTGCTGGTATCCCCTGGAAACTATTGGCAGAATCGGCGTGACTTGTTTGATGCAGATCCAGACCTCCTGAAGACAGTCCACCAACATGAACCCAAAGGCCTTCACACTTCAGCCACTCTGAGAG ATTTACTCTTTGGTGTTCCGGGGAAGCAGACGGGTGTAAGCCTGTACAGCAAGAAGAGAGTGGTGACATACACCATCACAATTGCATTAAGGTCCTATGATGCAAG GTTTGTAGCCAGTCTCCGAGGCCGCCTGAAACAGCTTCATCCTTCAGCGAACTGCACTCTGCGTGAAGACCACATGGTGCACGTCCATTTCAAAGAGGAGATTGGCATCGCTGAGCTCATCCCTCTGGTCACCACCTACATCATCCTCTTTGCTTATATCTACTTCTCCACCC GAAAGATTGACATGGTGAAATCCAAATGGGGCTTGGCGCTGGCTGCTGTGGTGACGGTTCTCAGCTCTCTGCTCATGTCTGTGGGACTCTGTACCTTGTTTGGACTGACGCCCACACTGAACGGAGG GGAAATCTTCCCTTACCTCGTGGTGGTAATTGGTTTGGAGAATGTCCTCGTCCTCACCAAGTCTGTCGTGTCAACGCCTGTTGACCTTGAAGTCAAGCTGCGTATTGCTCAAG GTCTAAGCAATGAGAGCTGGTCCATCATGAAGAATATGGCTACTGAACTGTGCATCATCCTCATTGGATACTTCACATTTGTACCAGCAATTCAG GagttctgtctgtttgctgTGGTCGGTCTGGTGTCAGATTTCTTCCTGCAGATGTTTTTCTTCACCACTGTGCTGTCTATTGACATCCGCCGCATGGAG TTGGCTGATCTGAACAGGCGTCTCCCGGCTGAAGCGGGGATGCCTCCACCTAAACCAGGCCCTTTGCGTCCACGAGAGACACCTCCACCGCCCCGCCCTTCTCCACACACTATCACCCTGCAGGCTCCTGCATTCAGGAACCTCCGCTTGCCCAAGAGGCTCAGGGTGGTGTACTTCCTAGCCCGCACACGCCTGGCACAGAGAATCATCATG gtTGGCACTGTGATCTGGATTGGGATCCTGGTCTACACGGACCCTGCTGGTCTGAGGACTTTCCTTGCTGCCCAGGTGTCAGAGCAGAGCCCTCTCGGGGAAGCGGGGCTTCCTCCTCACCTGGGCGTTGCTCCAGTATTTCCTGGTGGAGACCCAACCAGCACACTGAGTGTGCTTCCTGCCCCTAAACCCACTCCTCTACCTGAAAACCAGTCCCAGGGTCACCGAGCAGCCCGCCCAGGACTTGCCCCCGTGTCCAGCCCCCAGATCACCTGGGGCCCTGAAGATGAGGAGCTATGGAGGCGTCTTTCTTTCCGCCACTGGCCCTCACTCTTTAGCTATTACAATATCACTCTTGCAAAGAG GTATATCAGCATTCTTCCAGTCATCCCCGTCACGCTCCATCTCAGCCCTCAAGAGGCCATAGACACACGCCATCCCCAGGATACACACCACGCTCCTCCTCCCAGCATCAAGACCTCCGATCTGCAGACAGACCTCACACTCTACAA ggTGGCAGCTCTTGGACTTTTCGCCGGCGTGGTGTTAGTTCTCTTACTCTTCTGTCTGTATCGTGTACTCTGCCCTCGAAACTACGGGCAGAATGGGGTGCCCCATGGTCGCCGGCGTCGTGGAGACCTGCCCTGCGACGAGTATGGCTACTCGCCGCCAATCAGTGAAATTTCCCCTCTGCTGCTGAGAGGCCACAGCATG GACATTGAGTGTCTGGCCAGTGATGGCATGCTGCTGGCCAGCTGTTGTCTGGCAGGACAGATCCGTGTGTGGGACGCACAAACAGGAGACTGTCTTACTGTTATACCCAACAATGG TCTGCGCAGGAGTAGCAGCAGTGGTTGTTGGGAGCACCGTGATGGCTGGGATCACATAAGTGCTTGTGAGGCAGAGGGCCTCTTGGGGGCAGACTTTCGGGAACCAGGCGGAGGAGCTATGGGGGGGCCAGATGTAGATATTTTTCCAATAAGGAGAAGGACCACCCCTGCGCGCCCTGCCCTGTTTGGGGACCAGCCGGACCTCACCCCTCTCATCGACACCAACTTTGGGTCATTGGCCCCTCCACAGACTTTAAACAACTCTGGATTTGACTTTGGGGAATTGGTGGAGAAAGCATACCGGGAGCATGAGCCCTCACCAGCACTAGCCTTTCCGCCTTCTCCTCCTGCTTCGCAGCAAAGGCGACGTAGCCTCGGGGACCAGCCTGTCTTACCACCAGAGCTCCCCACGCAGAGCAATGGCGACTGGGACAGCTCAGTGTGGGCCATGGAGCTGAGGGGTAACCTCATTGCCACGGGCCGCAGCAGCGGCAAACTAGAG CTGTGGGATGCAGTAGAGGGATCATTACGCTGCAGTAATGAAGATGGAGTATCTGGAATCACTGCCTTGGCTTTTCTTAATAACAG AATTGTGGCAGCTCGTTTAAATGGCTCACTGGATTTCTTCACAGTGGAGATCAAGAAGCCTCTCGGGTTGCTGCAATATCGCG GACCCCCAGGCCGAGGCAGTCTGCCCCCCTCCCCCTGTTATAGCAGCGAGGATGTGATCAGCTGTCAGCTGACACGCTCAGTGCAGTGTGCCCACCAGAAGCCCATCACTGTGCTCAAAGCTGCCGCTGGCAGAGTGGTCACCGGCAGCCAGGACCATACAGTCAGG gtgTATCGTTTGGAGGATTCATGCTGCCTCTTCACCCTGCAGGGCCACTCAGGTGGTATAACTGCCATATACATAGACCAG ACCATGGTTCTAGCCAGCGGGGGCCAAGATGGCGCTATATGTGTGTGGGACGTCCTAACAGGCAGCCGGGTGAGCCACGTGTATGGTCACCGTGGTGATGTCACCTCATTGGTTTGCACAACTTCCTGTATCATTAGCAGTGGTTTGGATGACCTCATCTGCATTTGGGACCGCAGCACAGGCATAAAGCTGTACTCCATACAACAG GAGGTGGGCTGTGGGGCCAGTCTAGGGGTGATCTCTGAAAGCCTGCTGGTGACAGGAGGACAGGGTTGTGTGTCATTTTGGGATCTGAACTACGGGGACCTGCTGCAGACGGTGTACCTGGGTCAGAGCAGCGAAGGTCAGAGCGTCAGGCAGCTCCTGGTTCTGGACAATGCCGCCATAGTCTGTGACTTTGGCAGCGAGCTCAGCCTAGTCTACGTGCCCTCTGTTTTGGAGAAGCTggactga
- the dek gene encoding protein DEK produces the protein MSEEMEAVKTEDVPLDENSIKEDEEEEEEENKKKKKKNKGSVRDDTEQDESEEPKPKIRSKPKLFEPEILEGKREKKIIQRLDLMSKPKEKPKIESTGRGAKLGDIARINHCIGKLKAPMLKPLHKIVYDRPGAASTLRKNLRLFNGFSFGEDSDLYNKKMEKVKRLHKEQLRTICQTLDLERSGTQVVLSERIMKFLIRPTNSGKPVLKKKKKTTKDSKREKSSSKSKKPQKKVESGKSKPIVTDSSSDDDDDDDDEEGKENSKDTEKSTIASQENKDSEDKSSDKEDEEEEEEDEEEEEEDAPEEDSKEEEKTPPQKKSSTKKSTKKSGKSEQTASDESDQDVHEDKNAKKTKKPAAKRKAPAKPVPKTKKADSSSNRGKKKASKSKDESESSDDDQPLIKMIKKPPTEEQLKEAIKDLLKDANLEEVTMKQITRQVYDKYPDFDLTSRKEFIRETVKGLIS, from the exons ATGAGTGAAGAAATGGAAGCTGTCAAGACAGAGGATGTTCCTTTGGATGAAAATTCAATAAAAGAAgacgaggaggaggaggaggaggagaataagaagaagaaaaagaagaataaGGGCTCTGTAAGAGATGATACAGAGCAGGATGAATCAGAAGAACCTAAACCTAAAATCAGATCTAAACCCAAATTGT TCGAACCTGAAATTCTAGAAGGAAAACGGGAGAAAAAAATCATCCAGAGACTTGATTTGATGAGTAAACCGAAGGAAAAGCCAAAGATTGAGAGCACAGGAAGAGGTGCCAAACTGGGAGACATTGCACGAATTAATCACTGCATTGGAAAGCTTAAAGCGCCTATGCTCAAACCGCTGCACAAGATTGTTTATGATCGACCGGGAGCT GCGTCAACACTGCGGAAAAATCTTCGGCTGTTTAATGGGTTTTCTTTTGGGGAGGACAGTGacctttacaataaaaaaatggagAAGGTGAAAAG GCTTCACAAAGAACAACTCAGAACCATTTGTCAGACTCTTGATCTGGAGAGGTCTGGAACGCAAGTTGTTCTTTCAGAGAGGATAATGAAATTTCTTATACGTCCGACAAACTCAGGAAAG CCTGTcctaaagaagaaaaagaagacaaCCAAAGATTCCAAAAGAGAAAAGTCTTCATCCAAAAGTAAAAAGCCACAGAAAAAAGTAGAAAGCGGGAAGTCCAAACCAATCGTCACTGATTCTAgtagtgatgatgatgatgacgacgaTGACGAAGAGGGTAAAGAAAACAGCAAGGACACTGAGAAGTCTACAATAGCAAGTCAGGAAAATAAAGACAGTGAAGATAAATCTTCTGATAAAGaggatgaagaagaagaagaagaagatgaggaggaggaggaggaggatgctCCTGAAGAGGACAGCAAGGAAGAAGAA AAAACTCCTCCTCAGAAGAAATCTTCAACCAAGAAGTCTACAAAGAAATCTGGAAAGTCAGAACAGACTGCATCAGACGAAAGTGACCAAGACGTTCATGAAGACAAGAATGCAAAAAAG ACAAAAAAGCCTGCAGCAAAGAGGAAAGCACCTGCAAAGCCTGTCCCTAAAACCAAGAAAGCTGACAGCAGCAGCAAccgagggaaaaagaaagcaaGCAAGAGCAAAG ATGAAAGTGAAAGCTCTGACGATGATCAGCCGTTGATCAAGATGATTAAGAAACCACCAACTGAGGAACAGTTGAAGGAAGCAATCAAGGATCTTTTAAAAGATGCCAACTTGGAGGAAGTTACAATGAAGCAGATTACCCGACAA GTTTATGACAAGTATCCTGACTTCGATCTGACCAGCAGAAAGGAATTCATCCGGGAGACAGTTAAAGGT ttGATATCATGA